One Cohnella candidum genomic region harbors:
- a CDS encoding SDR family NAD(P)-dependent oxidoreductase, whose product MRLQDKTALITGAGSGIGRAAAERFAKEGATVIVNDLDESKGRETVERIASSGGNALFLQADVTDADSVQTMIREALKACSKIDVLFNNAGISGVGAIHEIEPEDWDRVVRVNLRGVFLPSKYVLPHMMQRMSGNVINMSSCIAEIGLARRASYSATKGAVLALTKSMQVDYAPYGIRVNALLPGTILTPFVEQYLRNSYEDPEAALAAIKSRQLSGDLGKPEDVANAALFLASDESKFMMGSPLYVDGGVVFGKNA is encoded by the coding sequence ATGAGACTCCAAGACAAAACGGCGCTGATCACGGGTGCGGGCTCCGGAATCGGGCGGGCAGCCGCGGAACGGTTCGCGAAGGAAGGCGCCACGGTCATCGTCAATGACCTGGACGAGAGCAAAGGACGCGAGACCGTGGAGCGGATCGCCTCGTCCGGAGGGAACGCCTTGTTTCTTCAGGCGGACGTGACCGACGCCGATTCGGTTCAGACGATGATCCGAGAAGCGCTGAAAGCCTGCTCGAAAATCGACGTGCTGTTCAATAACGCCGGCATCAGCGGGGTGGGCGCCATTCACGAAATCGAACCCGAGGACTGGGACCGGGTCGTCCGCGTCAACCTGCGGGGCGTCTTCCTGCCGTCCAAATACGTGCTGCCCCATATGATGCAGCGGATGTCGGGAAACGTCATTAACATGTCTTCGTGCATCGCCGAGATCGGTTTGGCGCGCCGCGCCTCCTATTCGGCGACGAAGGGCGCGGTTCTGGCTCTGACGAAGTCGATGCAGGTGGACTACGCCCCCTACGGCATCCGCGTGAACGCGCTTCTGCCGGGTACCATTTTAACGCCGTTCGTCGAGCAATACCTCCGCAACTCTTACGAGGATCCCGAGGCGGCGCTCGCGGCCATCAAATCCAGGCAATTAAGCGGCGACCTCGGCAAGCCGGAGGACGTGGCGAACGCGGCTTTGTTCCTGGCTTCGGACGAATCGAAATTCATGATGGGCTC